From Endozoicomonas sp. 8E, the proteins below share one genomic window:
- a CDS encoding efflux RND transporter permease subunit has translation MNIAEYSIRNKVISWMFVVLLLIGGTISFFGLGKLEFPEFPIPQAMVNTAYPGASPQQVEEEVTLPLERAILEMEYVKNIDSVSSAGLSQIMIELKDEFTASDQPQIWDELRSKVNDTQSSMPPGVLPSSVNDNFSDVFGIMLSISGRDFNYRELESYGDFLQRELSLVDGVKKVSLAGTVDEQVVIEISQPKAAALGVDPAYIFSLIQNQNVVSNAGKMFIDGFSVRIHPTGEFRDISELKQLLVSSPGTTELIYLGDIADVHTTFDDTPQNLYRSNGEQAISLGISFAKGVNVVDVGDAVNARLAELESSRPVGIDVTTVYDQPEVVRASVNGFLISLAEAIAIVIVVLLFAMGLRSGLLMGGILLLTILGTFIGMNVLGVDLQLISLGALIIALGMLVDNAIVVTEGVLVGLHRGLSRMEAIKQVVVQNQWPLLGATVIAIIAFAPIGLSPDTTGDFMVSLFQVLLLSLMISWVLAITLTPFFCHLVFKEPSEAMVGSESDPYKGALFSFYRWFLNQALKHRIISLLLTMAALATAIVGFGYVKQSFFPPSNTPIFFVDVWMQEGSDIRATEEAIKQLEQDVLTYEGVVNVTSVMGRGAQRFILTYAPEKSYSSYGQLIIEVDERDRMKALIGPMEEAMNAKYPGIEFKFKLLQNGPSPAANIEARFYGSDPVILRELGAKAMAIMEEEPSAADVRQSWREQVTIARPQFDEAAGRRSGISKQTLDEALLVNFTGKQVGVYRDGSHLLPIIARAPEEERLNANTLTDLQVWSQERSAFVPVAQVVSSFESATENPLIVRRNLKRVLTVMADARPFTGETPESVRLRLKDTIESISLPEGYTLEWGGEFEMSSDAQGSIFKSLPMGYLIMFIITVLLFSTVRQPLAIWFTVPLGVIGVSAGLLLLNMPFTFTALLGLLSLSGMLIKNGIVLVEQINIEEEKTGDLARSIVDASVSRVRPVCMAALTTMLGMIPLVFDAFFSSMAVTIIFGLGFATVLTLIVLPVTYSLLYRVRFDG, from the coding sequence ATGAATATCGCTGAGTATTCGATTCGAAACAAAGTCATCAGCTGGATGTTTGTGGTCCTGCTGTTGATTGGCGGTACGATATCCTTCTTTGGACTGGGAAAGTTGGAGTTCCCGGAATTTCCGATTCCCCAGGCGATGGTCAACACGGCGTATCCCGGAGCTTCACCCCAGCAGGTTGAAGAAGAAGTCACTTTGCCTCTGGAACGGGCCATTCTGGAGATGGAATACGTGAAGAATATTGATTCTGTCTCCAGTGCCGGTCTATCCCAGATCATGATAGAGCTGAAAGATGAGTTTACGGCCAGCGATCAGCCGCAAATATGGGATGAGCTGCGCAGTAAGGTTAATGATACTCAGTCGTCTATGCCTCCGGGCGTCTTGCCTTCCAGTGTTAATGATAACTTCAGTGATGTCTTTGGCATCATGCTGAGCATAAGTGGCCGCGACTTTAATTATCGTGAGCTGGAAAGTTATGGCGACTTTCTTCAGCGCGAGCTTTCTCTGGTTGATGGTGTCAAGAAAGTCAGTCTGGCGGGTACGGTAGATGAACAGGTGGTTATTGAAATCTCTCAGCCCAAAGCCGCGGCCCTGGGTGTCGATCCGGCCTATATCTTCAGCTTGATCCAGAATCAGAATGTTGTGTCCAATGCCGGTAAGATGTTTATTGATGGCTTTTCGGTACGTATTCATCCCACGGGAGAGTTCAGGGACATTAGTGAGTTGAAGCAATTGCTGGTCAGTTCACCCGGTACCACTGAACTGATCTACCTGGGTGATATTGCTGATGTTCACACCACATTTGATGACACACCTCAAAACCTTTATCGAAGTAATGGCGAGCAGGCGATTTCCCTGGGCATATCATTTGCCAAGGGCGTGAACGTAGTGGATGTGGGAGATGCCGTTAATGCCCGTCTGGCGGAACTGGAGTCAAGCCGCCCTGTAGGCATCGATGTTACCACTGTCTATGACCAGCCTGAAGTGGTCAGAGCCTCAGTGAATGGCTTCCTGATCAGCCTGGCTGAAGCTATTGCCATTGTCATAGTCGTCTTGCTGTTTGCCATGGGTCTGCGTTCCGGTCTGCTAATGGGTGGTATTCTGTTGCTGACCATTCTGGGCACTTTCATCGGTATGAACGTACTGGGCGTCGATTTGCAGCTTATTTCACTCGGGGCATTGATTATTGCCCTGGGGATGCTGGTGGATAATGCCATTGTGGTCACCGAAGGGGTTCTGGTGGGCTTACACAGAGGGCTTTCCCGAATGGAAGCCATCAAGCAGGTGGTGGTTCAGAATCAGTGGCCTTTGCTGGGTGCGACAGTGATTGCCATTATCGCCTTTGCGCCGATTGGTCTGTCACCTGATACCACTGGTGATTTCATGGTTTCCCTGTTTCAGGTACTCTTGTTGTCCCTGATGATCAGCTGGGTTCTGGCTATCACTTTGACACCTTTTTTCTGTCATCTGGTGTTCAAGGAACCGTCTGAGGCGATGGTGGGCAGTGAATCTGATCCCTATAAAGGAGCTCTGTTCTCTTTTTATCGCTGGTTTCTGAACCAAGCCCTGAAGCACAGAATTATTTCTCTGTTACTCACGATGGCCGCTCTGGCAACGGCCATTGTTGGTTTTGGTTATGTTAAGCAGTCTTTCTTTCCACCTTCAAATACGCCGATCTTCTTTGTCGATGTTTGGATGCAGGAAGGCAGTGATATTCGTGCCACTGAAGAAGCCATCAAGCAACTTGAGCAGGATGTTCTGACTTACGAGGGCGTCGTGAATGTCACTTCGGTGATGGGCAGGGGGGCTCAGCGTTTTATTCTGACATATGCTCCGGAAAAGAGTTACAGCAGCTACGGACAGCTGATTATCGAGGTGGATGAAAGGGATCGGATGAAAGCGCTGATTGGTCCCATGGAAGAGGCTATGAACGCCAAATACCCGGGCATTGAATTCAAATTCAAGCTGTTGCAGAACGGTCCTTCACCCGCCGCAAACATAGAAGCAAGGTTCTACGGCTCAGACCCTGTGATACTTCGGGAACTGGGCGCCAAAGCCATGGCCATCATGGAGGAAGAGCCCTCAGCTGCAGACGTGAGGCAGTCCTGGAGAGAGCAGGTTACTATTGCCCGTCCTCAGTTTGATGAAGCGGCAGGCCGCAGAAGCGGTATTTCAAAACAGACGCTGGATGAAGCCCTGCTGGTGAACTTTACCGGCAAGCAGGTGGGTGTGTATCGGGATGGCAGTCATCTGTTGCCGATCATAGCCAGAGCTCCGGAGGAAGAACGCCTGAACGCCAATACGCTGACCGATCTCCAAGTATGGAGTCAGGAGCGTAGCGCGTTTGTACCGGTGGCACAGGTCGTGAGCAGCTTCGAATCGGCTACAGAAAATCCGCTGATTGTGCGACGTAACCTGAAGCGTGTTCTGACGGTCATGGCAGACGCAAGACCCTTCACAGGTGAAACGCCTGAATCGGTTCGATTGAGGCTCAAGGATACAATTGAGTCCATCAGCCTGCCCGAAGGTTACACCCTGGAATGGGGCGGTGAATTCGAAATGTCCAGTGATGCCCAGGGCAGCATCTTTAAGTCATTGCCGATGGGTTACCTGATCATGTTTATTATTACGGTTTTGCTGTTCAGTACAGTTCGGCAGCCACTGGCTATCTGGTTTACCGTACCTCTGGGTGTCATCGGTGTGTCGGCAGGTTTGCTGTTACTGAATATGCCTTTCACATTCACAGCGCTGCTCGGTTTACTGAGTCTTTCAGGCATGTTGATCAAGAATGGCATAGTCCTGGTGGAACAAATCAATATTGAAGAAGAGAAAACCGGCGATCTTGCCAGGTCCATTGTTGATGCTTCTGTCAGCAGGGTACGTCCGGTTTGCATGGCTGCACTGACGACCATGCTGGGTATGATACCGCTGGTGTTTGATGCTTTCTTCAGCTCAATGGCGGTGACCATTATCTTTGGTCTCGGCTTTGCAACCGTTTTGACACTGATCGTACTGCCAGTGACTTATTCACTGCTTTACAGGGTTCGATTCGACGGATAA
- a CDS encoding RNA-binding protein, whose protein sequence is MQQNKLFIGNLPFSSDESDLQQAFEQFGEIDEIRVITDRETGRSRGFAFITFAESDDAQSALAMDGEELNGRPLRVNFATERNGGNAAGKGKASGKPRNQNLTRNTV, encoded by the coding sequence ATGCAACAGAATAAACTGTTTATAGGTAACCTTCCTTTCAGCAGTGATGAAAGTGACCTTCAGCAAGCTTTCGAACAATTTGGTGAGATCGATGAAATTCGCGTGATTACCGACAGGGAAACCGGCCGCTCCAGAGGTTTTGCCTTTATTACTTTTGCAGAAAGTGATGATGCTCAATCTGCTTTAGCTATGGATGGTGAAGAATTGAATGGTAGGCCCCTTCGAGTCAATTTTGCTACCGAACGCAATGGTGGAAATGCTGCTGGAAAGGGAAAGGCCAGTGGAAAACCCCGCAATCAAAATCTTACGAGAAACACTGTCTGA
- a CDS encoding efflux RND transporter periplasmic adaptor subunit — protein sequence MKSMFSLPKGKASINNNKLGYTPFLLSSLVTAILVLSGCSQPQEEQKVVIRPVKLFKVEDSNAGNLRQFPAKVYASKEAEISFRIPGELVEFPVKQAEEVKKGQLLARLDDRDIRNELAARQADFDLAETDNNRIKSLFQKKVVSQSELDNSNAKLKSASAALELARDKLKYSVLKAPFDGRVAQTLVENYQFVQAQQATLILEGSNTLDVSIQVPESIVANVREEDVDFSYQPIVTFAGRPGTEYKVSYKEHATRVSPGTQSYEAVFTMPIPEDLTVYPGMGATLTMDLAKISPGTNGGQHFIVPLSAVLKDNDSGREQVWIYDEQNNTVNPVAVTTGTILQSGIEVTSGLKEGQRIVSAGVNRLRPGMSVKPLQRERGL from the coding sequence ATGAAATCGATGTTCAGCCTGCCCAAAGGCAAGGCTTCAATCAATAACAACAAGTTGGGTTACACTCCATTCCTTCTGAGCTCATTGGTCACTGCGATTCTGGTGCTTTCAGGTTGCTCGCAGCCACAGGAAGAACAGAAAGTGGTGATTCGTCCAGTGAAGTTGTTCAAGGTGGAAGATTCCAATGCCGGCAACTTACGACAGTTTCCGGCCAAGGTCTATGCCAGCAAGGAAGCCGAGATTTCTTTCCGTATTCCCGGAGAACTGGTGGAGTTTCCTGTCAAACAGGCTGAAGAGGTAAAGAAAGGGCAGTTGCTGGCCAGGCTGGACGACCGTGATATTCGCAATGAGCTGGCTGCCCGACAGGCAGATTTTGATCTGGCAGAAACGGACAACAATCGGATTAAATCACTGTTTCAGAAAAAAGTTGTCTCCCAGTCTGAGCTGGATAACTCCAACGCCAAACTCAAGTCAGCCAGTGCCGCGCTGGAGTTGGCCAGGGATAAATTGAAGTACTCTGTGCTGAAGGCACCGTTTGATGGTCGGGTAGCCCAGACTCTGGTGGAGAACTATCAGTTTGTACAGGCACAGCAGGCCACTCTTATTCTGGAAGGCAGCAATACCCTTGATGTCAGTATTCAGGTTCCAGAGAGTATTGTTGCCAATGTCCGGGAAGAGGATGTGGATTTCAGCTATCAACCGATCGTCACTTTTGCCGGAAGACCCGGTACGGAATATAAAGTCAGTTACAAAGAGCACGCCACCAGAGTGAGTCCCGGTACTCAGTCTTATGAGGCCGTTTTCACCATGCCTATTCCTGAAGACTTAACGGTTTATCCCGGTATGGGCGCGACCCTGACAATGGATTTGGCAAAAATTTCACCGGGAACCAACGGCGGTCAGCACTTTATTGTGCCTCTGTCGGCGGTTTTGAAAGACAATGACAGCGGCAGGGAGCAGGTCTGGATATACGATGAGCAGAATAACACCGTGAATCCGGTTGCAGTGACCACAGGTACCATTCTCCAGTCGGGTATTGAAGTCACTTCAGGGCTCAAAGAAGGTCAGCGCATTGTTTCAGCCGGTGTTAATCGTCTGCGTCCGGGCATGAGTGTCAAGCCACTGCAGCGTGAGCGGGGGCTGTAA
- a CDS encoding ATP-binding protein, which translates to MNGGNDGVGIGAGFPVVFDSISKKVSYHDKCVFRDHIKSLHQITPPYNAFPKSLSTKPLAEQFAEKTIHWLQLVNTPYDQRGSVTTSFCHEADNYWAEEEKRLGVFYREDYLAHELRKLTKSTYLGAHSLPEYFDTMNRRSFVARDNGHKPSECLNAFFHGPTSADCAMTLLACQYRAIETIIGTDEFDRIFGAPISKFRIPCDLFSHISHVSEFFQEHAKEGESLKLIDFSNPLHHLFNYLEFYKGSWSTEQSEQEIKKGDILYIQGVKGYDLKHATGHAIGFNLVCTGQNSSGQNLYLGFGPGVFDEPKTYDQVKKILIDGYNKPQSPETIFAIKEGKMNYAERASDILPYDHPIGGILIAARFYTEFWEYFLSQCDQVWHRQPLLSVTPTMEPKPVHHGSQLHTENLDADIDQYKPYSTQQELMHEKALKFTHAVINNQGEAWCKKSMGLFLTGSPGIGKTHLCVAVAKKAAKYGVNTLYLDANKIGELYQHLQADIVRCYVKIDEMLAGKDLVVIDDARGDRFSNELLAKTMKHVMNYDKAIMVSSNHHIPVKAAFPCNIDPLTDYAHNFLYLSDLQGDSYRSRWWHSPEVQAADAISQLGQYHGRNAAAVITEHAVSIEELVRVLSIPAEQIRQVGSPFLPGRYVVSQDYDLRDLTKTQHQAVFMECDGIDDDTHIKQFLNVIQRVHNEGLKLVVKTNDRLLLLKSVRVFLNQPDLSLNYNEVCVRERLAHMFPDFAEFGLQDQLKQQSLPGAFGGNKAS; encoded by the coding sequence ATGAATGGGGGAAACGATGGTGTTGGAATTGGCGCAGGCTTTCCTGTCGTCTTTGACTCAATTTCTAAAAAAGTCTCATACCACGATAAGTGTGTTTTTAGAGATCATATCAAATCTTTACACCAGATAACCCCCCCTTACAACGCCTTCCCGAAAAGTCTCAGCACTAAACCCTTGGCTGAGCAGTTTGCCGAAAAAACAATTCACTGGCTCCAGCTCGTTAACACACCATACGATCAACGGGGCTCAGTCACGACAAGCTTTTGTCATGAAGCGGATAATTATTGGGCAGAAGAAGAAAAACGTCTGGGTGTTTTTTATCGGGAGGATTATCTGGCTCACGAACTTCGCAAGCTGACAAAAAGTACCTACCTCGGGGCGCACTCACTACCGGAATATTTTGACACGATGAACAGGCGTAGCTTTGTAGCAAGGGACAATGGGCATAAACCAAGTGAGTGTCTGAATGCTTTTTTTCATGGCCCCACCAGTGCAGACTGTGCAATGACCCTTTTGGCCTGTCAGTATCGGGCCATAGAAACCATCATTGGCACAGACGAATTCGACCGCATCTTTGGTGCACCGATCTCAAAGTTTAGAATTCCCTGCGACCTTTTCAGTCACATCAGCCATGTTTCTGAATTCTTCCAAGAACACGCAAAAGAAGGTGAATCTTTAAAACTGATCGATTTTAGCAACCCTCTCCATCATCTGTTTAATTATCTTGAGTTTTACAAAGGTTCATGGAGCACTGAGCAGTCAGAACAGGAGATAAAAAAAGGTGATATCCTCTATATTCAGGGCGTAAAAGGCTACGATTTGAAGCACGCAACTGGTCATGCTATCGGTTTCAATCTGGTATGCACCGGACAAAACAGCAGCGGACAGAATCTCTATCTGGGGTTTGGTCCGGGTGTATTTGATGAACCGAAAACCTACGACCAGGTCAAAAAAATACTGATTGATGGCTACAATAAACCACAGAGTCCTGAGACAATTTTTGCCATTAAAGAAGGGAAAATGAACTATGCAGAGCGGGCCAGCGATATCCTGCCCTATGACCACCCTATTGGTGGTATCCTTATTGCGGCTCGCTTTTATACTGAGTTCTGGGAATATTTTTTGTCCCAGTGCGATCAAGTCTGGCACCGTCAACCGCTTTTGTCTGTCACTCCGACTATGGAACCAAAGCCGGTGCATCACGGGTCACAGCTCCACACTGAAAATCTTGATGCTGATATAGATCAATACAAACCCTACTCAACACAGCAGGAACTCATGCATGAGAAGGCCCTGAAGTTCACGCACGCTGTGATTAATAATCAGGGTGAAGCCTGGTGTAAAAAGTCCATGGGACTATTCCTGACCGGATCACCAGGAATAGGAAAAACACATCTTTGTGTAGCTGTTGCCAAAAAAGCAGCCAAGTATGGTGTCAACACCCTGTATCTGGACGCAAATAAGATAGGTGAGCTTTATCAGCACTTACAGGCTGATATAGTGCGATGTTATGTAAAGATCGACGAAATGCTTGCCGGTAAAGATTTGGTGGTAATCGATGATGCCCGCGGCGATCGCTTTAGCAACGAACTTCTGGCAAAAACAATGAAACATGTGATGAATTATGATAAAGCCATCATGGTCAGTTCAAATCATCATATTCCTGTCAAAGCTGCATTCCCTTGCAATATCGATCCCTTAACCGACTACGCACATAATTTTCTTTATCTGAGCGATTTGCAGGGAGACAGTTACCGTTCCCGATGGTGGCACAGCCCTGAAGTACAGGCTGCTGATGCAATATCGCAACTGGGTCAGTATCACGGCCGCAATGCGGCAGCAGTGATCACTGAACACGCAGTATCAATAGAAGAATTGGTCAGAGTACTCAGTATTCCGGCCGAACAGATCCGCCAGGTGGGGAGCCCCTTTTTACCCGGAAGATATGTTGTAAGCCAGGATTACGATCTCAGAGATTTAACCAAAACACAGCATCAGGCTGTTTTTATGGAGTGTGATGGTATTGATGATGATACTCATATCAAGCAGTTTTTAAATGTTATTCAGAGAGTACACAACGAAGGCTTGAAGCTGGTGGTCAAAACCAATGACCGCTTATTATTGTTAAAATCTGTACGGGTTTTTTTAAATCAGCCAGATTTATCTCTTAACTATAATGAGGTCTGTGTCAGGGAGCGGCTAGCGCATATGTTCCCGGACTTTGCGGAGTTCGGACTGCAGGACCAGCTCAAACAGCAAAGTTTGCCGGGAGCGTTTGGTGGGAACAAAGCTTCTTGA
- a CDS encoding mechanosensitive ion channel family protein: MFRNLIWIFLFFSFSAFAENTTTQSLSATGLIASQASVISNIEAASKRVVQMEANWEDTSSEMTRDLIQQQVVSDIRTTTRLVNDFLDQVQAINTPETIKLGEEVVNAENRFFEARLTPASADLRKLFEQYEKASADEQLLVLFNINDFYAYINWLLNERLDNLKLLKSWKVDAAAAQQQLDREITLYAEFMATYLRNNNRQKELLQTELKSLPADARSSLESKIATQDRLVRSAVANLKQIVIMMQEQGLPVEQYNELIFKTTGNLAEAVVNIDTLHTVIAGLWGDLIHWFKSNLGGILSRLLLFVALMAVAIMLSRLVRRGISRAVTLKKARFSTLVQDFFISVGGNLVVVFGLLFALAQVGLDLTPVLTGLGVAGIVIGFALQDTLSNFASGMMILIYRPFDVGDYVEAGGVAGKVGKMSLVNTTIRTFDNQIFMVPNAKIWGETIKNITSERIRRVDMVFGVAYGDNVEQVESVLEDIVCSHQKILKTPEHIIRLNILNESSVDFVVRPWVKTDDYWDVYWDITREVKVRFDREGITIPFPQRELHFYSNAPADLPGEQVTGCQ, from the coding sequence ATGTTCAGAAACCTTATCTGGATATTCCTGTTTTTTTCTTTCAGCGCCTTTGCAGAAAACACCACTACCCAGTCCCTGTCAGCAACCGGGCTTATTGCTTCACAGGCTTCGGTCATCAGCAATATTGAAGCTGCCAGCAAACGGGTGGTTCAGATGGAGGCCAACTGGGAGGATACCAGCTCTGAGATGACCCGCGATTTAATTCAGCAACAAGTCGTTTCCGATATTCGCACCACTACCCGTCTGGTTAATGATTTCCTTGACCAGGTTCAGGCTATTAATACCCCTGAGACCATAAAACTGGGTGAAGAGGTGGTGAACGCTGAAAACCGTTTTTTTGAAGCCCGGCTAACCCCCGCCTCAGCTGATCTGCGTAAACTGTTTGAACAATATGAGAAAGCCAGTGCCGATGAGCAGCTACTGGTGTTGTTCAACATTAACGACTTCTACGCCTACATAAACTGGCTGCTGAATGAACGGCTGGATAATCTGAAATTACTGAAAAGCTGGAAGGTTGATGCCGCCGCTGCTCAGCAGCAACTTGACCGGGAGATAACCCTCTACGCCGAGTTTATGGCGACCTATCTCCGCAATAATAACCGCCAGAAAGAGTTGTTACAGACGGAGCTGAAATCCCTTCCTGCCGATGCCCGAAGCTCTTTGGAAAGCAAAATTGCCACTCAGGACCGTCTGGTACGCAGTGCCGTGGCGAATCTGAAGCAGATCGTGATAATGATGCAAGAACAGGGACTGCCGGTGGAACAGTATAATGAACTGATTTTCAAAACTACCGGTAATCTGGCAGAAGCTGTCGTTAACATCGATACATTGCACACAGTCATTGCCGGACTCTGGGGTGATTTGATTCATTGGTTCAAATCCAATCTGGGCGGCATACTCTCCCGCCTCTTGCTGTTTGTCGCTCTGATGGCAGTCGCCATAATGCTATCTCGTCTGGTTCGGCGGGGGATATCCCGGGCCGTTACTCTTAAGAAAGCTCGTTTCAGTACATTGGTTCAGGATTTCTTTATCAGTGTTGGCGGTAACCTGGTGGTGGTTTTCGGCCTCCTGTTTGCCCTGGCACAGGTGGGACTGGATTTAACACCGGTACTGACCGGTCTGGGTGTGGCCGGTATCGTTATCGGTTTTGCCCTGCAGGATACCTTGTCCAATTTTGCCTCCGGGATGATGATCCTGATCTATCGCCCCTTTGATGTGGGTGACTATGTTGAGGCCGGAGGTGTTGCAGGCAAAGTGGGCAAAATGAGTCTGGTCAACACCACAATTCGCACTTTTGATAATCAGATTTTTATGGTACCCAATGCCAAAATCTGGGGAGAAACCATTAAGAACATCACATCGGAGCGCATCCGTCGAGTCGATATGGTCTTTGGGGTTGCTTATGGAGACAATGTTGAGCAGGTAGAAAGCGTTCTTGAAGATATTGTCTGCAGCCACCAGAAAATACTGAAAACACCAGAGCACATCATTCGTCTGAATATTCTCAACGAGTCATCCGTGGATTTTGTGGTTCGTCCCTGGGTAAAAACAGACGACTACTGGGATGTATACTGGGACATCACCCGTGAGGTGAAAGTCCGGTTTGACCGGGAAGGTATCACCATTCCATTCCCGCAACGGGAGCTTCATTTTTATAGCAACGCGCCAGCAGACCTGCCGGGCGAGCAGGTAACAGGCTGTCAGTGA
- a CDS encoding C45 family peptidase, whose amino-acid sequence MSIGQLMNRDISGLILMKKLVLNGSAKNRGRIHGEQMRDEISEVLDYYRSRFLKDRERLQSHLDLLMQKVLSFRPHYKEEMDAIAAAAGVEPFWIYCINARSELMSSPIECSSVAFPRQGLIGQNWDWAEALAGKLALADVELENGHRFLTMTEPGMLAKIGMNSAGLGVCLNILPATRKLTGLPVHFLLRALLESQNLQEARSLIETHGAGKASHIMVADKNETIAVELAPDQPWFQSTEQDTYLHTNHYLQSGQAQPTSSRPCTETRLKRLQDALLYNPQLNLKTMLQMLDNNEKPFPVLRSYSYHELTGNAGTLVTLMMDLGKRQMLLREGHDPEQGFESFRLA is encoded by the coding sequence ATGAGCATTGGGCAGTTAATGAATCGGGACATTTCGGGGCTCATATTGATGAAAAAACTGGTACTCAATGGATCAGCCAAAAACCGGGGGCGTATCCATGGTGAGCAGATGCGCGATGAAATCAGCGAAGTGCTGGATTACTACCGGTCACGTTTTCTTAAAGACAGGGAACGTTTACAGTCTCATCTTGATCTGCTGATGCAGAAAGTTCTGTCATTCAGACCTCACTATAAAGAGGAGATGGATGCTATTGCCGCAGCCGCAGGCGTTGAACCTTTTTGGATTTATTGCATTAACGCCCGCAGTGAGCTTATGTCCTCTCCCATTGAGTGTTCTTCTGTCGCTTTCCCAAGGCAGGGGCTGATAGGGCAAAACTGGGACTGGGCTGAAGCACTGGCAGGCAAGTTGGCCCTGGCAGATGTTGAACTCGAAAACGGTCATCGATTTCTAACCATGACCGAGCCGGGTATGTTGGCCAAAATCGGAATGAACTCTGCGGGGCTGGGTGTTTGTCTGAATATTCTGCCAGCCACTCGAAAACTGACCGGCTTACCTGTTCACTTTTTACTGAGAGCATTGCTGGAATCTCAAAACCTTCAGGAAGCCCGTTCCCTGATTGAGACTCACGGGGCAGGCAAGGCCAGTCATATTATGGTAGCGGATAAAAATGAAACCATAGCGGTAGAGCTGGCACCTGATCAGCCCTGGTTTCAATCCACTGAACAGGATACTTATCTACATACCAATCATTACCTCCAGTCGGGCCAGGCCCAGCCAACTTCATCAAGGCCGTGTACTGAGACCCGGCTCAAACGGTTACAGGATGCGTTACTGTATAATCCTCAATTAAACCTTAAGACTATGCTGCAAATGCTTGATAATAATGAAAAACCTTTTCCGGTTCTCAGGTCCTACAGTTATCATGAGCTGACCGGAAATGCGGGAACTCTGGTGACCCTGATGATGGATCTTGGTAAACGACAAATGTTGTTGAGAGAGGGCCATGACCCTGAGCAGGGGTTTGAGAGTTTCCGCTTGGCGTAA
- a CDS encoding TetR/AcrR family transcriptional regulator, translated as MSRQQKRIQREAEIVAATLLLMKEKSFLDLRMSDVAQAAECSMGAIYSHFSSKEDLLLGCAYFLARQKIQVLHRVLDTDLASVEKMVMICLCLWQVNQDNPEHFSLSQLAMNPSVWQRASANRSNAMNELGNYIDNQLRALVRLTLVENGYEDVSDALVAELLMGLWGLSCGLYQIKESGFGVFNADFREDDGVDLHLSNIERYLAGWNLHSVVPRSRLNQLVSVVTTYTVLEAD; from the coding sequence ATGTCCAGACAGCAGAAACGTATTCAGAGAGAAGCCGAGATCGTTGCTGCCACACTCCTTCTGATGAAAGAGAAAAGCTTCCTTGATTTGCGAATGTCCGATGTTGCCCAGGCGGCGGAATGCTCCATGGGAGCTATCTATTCTCATTTCTCCAGTAAAGAAGATCTGCTTCTGGGGTGTGCTTATTTTCTGGCCCGGCAAAAAATTCAGGTACTGCATCGTGTTCTGGATACGGATCTGGCTTCCGTCGAAAAGATGGTCATGATCTGTCTCTGCCTGTGGCAGGTGAATCAGGATAATCCAGAGCACTTTTCACTCAGTCAGCTGGCTATGAACCCGAGTGTCTGGCAAAGAGCCTCTGCCAATCGCAGTAATGCCATGAATGAGCTGGGTAACTATATTGACAATCAGCTCAGGGCTCTGGTTCGGCTGACGCTTGTTGAGAATGGCTATGAAGATGTTTCTGATGCGCTGGTTGCCGAGCTGTTGATGGGGCTCTGGGGCCTGTCCTGCGGTCTTTATCAGATTAAGGAATCAGGCTTTGGCGTTTTCAATGCAGACTTTCGAGAAGACGACGGAGTGGATCTGCACTTGTCAAATATTGAACGTTATCTGGCGGGTTGGAATCTTCATTCTGTCGTTCCCAGATCACGACTTAATCAGCTGGTGAGCGTTGTGACTACCTATACAGTCCTTGAAGCAGACTGA